Proteins encoded by one window of Clostridium perfringens:
- a CDS encoding TetR/AcrR family transcriptional regulator — protein sequence MPKIIKNVKEDLLTEGKKQLLSNGYLNLNIRNITKECNIGTGTFYNYFKNKEQLVIDILSNDWTSILKISNEIIEEDISFKEKLIFISNNINDFLKNYRLIFSEMAKHTSKNHYVIEPMYETLEKLIEIHIEKGEINPPISSDKFAYFLLNNLILTSRSELTIDDLLLLLNI from the coding sequence ATGCCTAAAATTATAAAAAATGTAAAAGAAGATTTATTAACTGAAGGAAAAAAACAATTGCTGTCTAATGGATATTTAAATTTAAATATAAGAAATATAACTAAGGAATGTAATATAGGTACTGGAACCTTCTATAACTATTTTAAAAACAAGGAACAACTTGTTATTGATATACTATCTAATGATTGGACTTCTATTTTAAAGATATCTAATGAAATAATAGAAGAAGATATTTCATTTAAAGAAAAACTAATTTTTATTTCTAATAATATAAATGATTTCTTAAAAAACTATAGACTTATATTTTCAGAGATGGCTAAGCATACCTCTAAAAATCACTATGTTATAGAGCCAATGTATGAAACTTTAGAAAAGCTAATTGAAATTCATATAGAAAAGGGAGAAATTAATCCCCCTATATCCTCAGATAAGTTTGCTTATTTTCTACTAAATAATCTTATATTAACATCTCGTTCTGAATTAACTATAGACGACCTTTTACTATTATTAAATATATAA
- the nagE gene encoding N-acetylglucosamine-specific PTS transporter subunit IIBC encodes MSKKGSKVLGFLQRIGKSLMVPIAVMPALGLLLRLGDKDLLNIPWISAAGGAAFGDNMAMLFAVGIGFGLSDENNGVGGLAGLLGFLVMKNVATSFDPSINMGAFGGVVAGVVGGLLYNKFKDIKVPQFLGFFGGKRFVPIITSAVCLILGVFFGYTWPTFQAGLDGFANIMVAAGAIGAGIYGILNRLLIPIGLHHVMNTVIWFQLGSFTDPVSGQIATGDIARFLAGDPTAGVYTAGFYPIMMFGLPAACLAMYVCAKKKNKAVVGGMFLSLALTAIITGITEPIEFAFMFLSPILYVIHAILTGISLAVAYALNVHLAFSFSGGLIDYILYFGKGQNQLIILLMGLVAFVVYYFLFMFFIKKFNLKTPGREDDFDDENEDTETNSKTVSKSEDNPSKGGTLAEKAEVVLEALGGKENIEVLDNCITRLRLTLKDASKIDEVTLKKAGASGIMKLDGKNVQVIMGTLADPLASQMKKLL; translated from the coding sequence ATGAGTAAAAAAGGTTCAAAAGTTTTAGGCTTTCTTCAAAGAATAGGTAAATCTTTAATGGTTCCTATAGCAGTAATGCCAGCTTTAGGATTATTATTAAGACTTGGAGATAAAGACTTATTAAATATCCCTTGGATCAGCGCTGCTGGTGGAGCTGCCTTTGGAGATAATATGGCAATGCTTTTTGCTGTAGGTATAGGATTTGGACTTTCAGATGAAAATAATGGAGTTGGAGGATTAGCAGGTCTTTTAGGATTTTTAGTTATGAAAAATGTTGCAACTTCATTTGATCCAAGTATAAATATGGGAGCTTTTGGTGGAGTTGTAGCCGGAGTTGTTGGAGGACTTTTATATAATAAATTTAAAGATATTAAAGTTCCTCAATTTTTAGGATTCTTTGGTGGAAAAAGATTTGTTCCAATAATAACATCAGCGGTATGTCTTATTTTAGGGGTATTCTTTGGATATACTTGGCCAACATTCCAAGCTGGATTAGACGGATTTGCTAATATAATGGTAGCGGCAGGTGCTATTGGGGCTGGAATATATGGAATATTAAATAGATTATTAATACCAATTGGATTACACCATGTAATGAACACAGTAATTTGGTTCCAATTAGGAAGCTTTACAGATCCAGTTTCAGGTCAAATTGCAACTGGAGATATTGCAAGATTTTTAGCTGGAGATCCAACAGCTGGGGTTTACACAGCAGGCTTTTATCCAATAATGATGTTTGGTTTACCAGCTGCATGTTTAGCAATGTATGTTTGTGCTAAGAAGAAAAACAAGGCAGTGGTTGGGGGAATGTTCTTATCATTAGCATTAACAGCTATAATAACAGGTATTACAGAACCAATAGAATTTGCTTTTATGTTCTTATCACCAATACTTTATGTTATACATGCAATATTAACAGGTATATCATTAGCAGTGGCATATGCTCTTAATGTACATCTAGCATTTAGTTTCTCAGGTGGATTAATTGACTATATTTTATACTTTGGAAAAGGTCAAAATCAATTAATAATATTATTAATGGGACTTGTTGCATTTGTAGTTTATTATTTCTTATTTATGTTCTTTATTAAGAAGTTTAATCTTAAAACACCTGGTAGAGAAGATGATTTTGATGATGAAAATGAAGATACAGAAACTAATTCAAAAACAGTATCAAAATCAGAAGACAATCCATCTAAGGGTGGTACTTTAGCTGAAAAGGCAGAAGTTGTTTTAGAAGCTCTTGGAGGAAAAGAAAATATAGAAGTTCTAGACAACTGTATAACAAGATTAAGATTAACTTTAAAAGATGCTTCTAAAATAGATGAAGTTACTTTAAAAAAGGCTGGAGCTAGCGGAATAATGAAATTAGATGGAAAGAATGTTCAAGTAATTATGGGAACTTTAGCAGATCCTTTAGCTAGCCAAATGAAAAAATTACTTTAA
- a CDS encoding PTS sugar transporter subunit IIA has product MFGLFKKELKLIAPATGKTIDLSQVPDQVFAEKMAGDGVAIEVTGDTIVAPADGELSLVFKTNHAFAMTLSNGIELLVHVGIDTVSLEGEGFERLTEPGQQVKAGTPILKIDRDFILGKGLKLHTPVLITNPDMVKDMKPVIGETVTAGNDTVLTYKVK; this is encoded by the coding sequence ATGTTTGGATTATTTAAAAAAGAATTAAAATTAATTGCTCCTGCAACTGGAAAAACTATTGATTTATCACAAGTACCAGATCAAGTTTTCGCTGAAAAAATGGCTGGAGATGGAGTTGCTATTGAAGTAACTGGAGATACTATTGTTGCTCCTGCTGATGGAGAATTATCATTAGTATTCAAAACTAACCATGCTTTCGCTATGACTTTAAGTAATGGTATTGAATTATTAGTTCACGTTGGTATAGATACAGTTTCTCTAGAAGGAGAAGGATTCGAAAGATTAACTGAACCAGGACAACAAGTTAAAGCTGGTACACCAATATTAAAAATAGATAGAGATTTTATATTAGGAAAAGGCTTAAAATTACACACTCCTGTATTAATCACAAATCCTGATATGGTAAAAGATATGAAACCTGTTATAGGTGAAACAGTTACTGCTGGAAATGATACTGTTTTAACTTATAAAGTTAAATAA
- a CDS encoding PRD domain-containing protein: MIKKTEKAYEVKRAFNNNIVLVDDDEKEIILFAKGIGFNCKKGSIIPENTNIEKIFTIQDENNIANFRRVVGSNDEKFIAFCEELILEISRDFSEELNEIIHIGLIDHISFAIERMKKGEILRNPFLVEIETLYPKEFEAATKMVKKLEDFTGVSIVDDEIGFIAMHIHSARTTGKISHTIKFTYIANTAVEYIEDAFNIEVDRTSLSYARFISHLRFAIERLINNTPVKNELLSIIKLKYPESFKVAEEIGKAINEDFSLEVAEDEIGYLALHVERIRKNE, from the coding sequence ATGATAAAAAAAACGGAAAAAGCATATGAGGTAAAAAGAGCCTTCAACAATAATATAGTTTTGGTTGATGATGATGAAAAAGAAATTATATTATTTGCTAAAGGTATAGGCTTTAATTGTAAAAAAGGTTCAATAATACCTGAGAATACTAATATAGAAAAAATATTTACTATACAAGATGAGAATAATATTGCTAACTTTAGAAGAGTGGTTGGAAGTAATGATGAGAAGTTTATTGCTTTTTGTGAAGAATTAATATTAGAGATTTCAAGAGATTTTAGTGAGGAATTAAACGAGATTATACATATAGGTTTAATAGATCATATTTCTTTTGCTATTGAGAGAATGAAAAAAGGAGAGATTTTAAGAAATCCTTTTTTAGTAGAAATAGAAACTCTATATCCTAAAGAGTTTGAGGCTGCAACTAAAATGGTTAAAAAGCTTGAGGATTTTACAGGGGTAAGTATAGTTGATGATGAGATTGGATTTATTGCTATGCATATACATTCGGCAAGAACAACAGGAAAGATTTCTCATACAATAAAATTTACCTATATAGCAAATACTGCTGTAGAATATATTGAAGATGCTTTTAATATTGAAGTAGATAGAACTTCATTATCTTATGCTAGATTTATAAGTCACTTAAGATTTGCTATTGAAAGACTTATAAATAATACTCCGGTAAAAAATGAATTACTTTCTATTATAAAACTAAAGTATCCAGAATCCTTTAAGGTTGCTGAAGAAATAGGAAAAGCTATAAATGAAGATTTTTCTCTAGAAGTTGCAGAAGATGAGATAGGGTATTTAGCCTTGCATGTAGAGAGAATAAGAAAAAATGAATAA
- a CDS encoding AbgT family transporter, whose protein sequence is MKAVKEVNQKKSGILGFIETVGNKLPHPATIFVILCAGVVILSHVLASRGVSVTYEGIDRATNEIKEITVSVQSLLTPDGIRYIFESLITNFTSFAALGTVLVAMLGVGVAEGTGLIGTALRRLVLKTPKSLVTMVVVFAGVMSSIASDAGYVVLVPLGAVIFMSCGRHPLAGIAAAFAGVSGGFSANLFPGPVDALLAGMTTEGAHMFDPSYSASPVGNWYFIMASTVVITLIGTLVTEKIVEPRLGKYRGELIAGDEDAMKPLDEKEKRGLKFAGLFALVGIILIGALVVPANGILRNPETGEILSSPFMNSIVVSIAFVFLLAGVGYGIGEGKIKSDKDIIGEMGKTMSTMGSYIVLVFFAAQFVAYFGKTNLGTVIAVKGADFLKATGIQGIPLLVGFILVTAFINLFMGSASAKWAIMAPIFVPMLMGVNISPEMTQMAYRIGDSTTNIISPLMTYFALIVSFSEKYDKESGIGTMISTMVPYSVCLLIGWTILLMLWYVFKLPLGPGAGIVI, encoded by the coding sequence ATGAAAGCTGTAAAAGAAGTCAATCAGAAAAAAAGCGGAATTTTAGGCTTCATAGAAACAGTAGGTAATAAATTGCCGCATCCAGCTACTATATTCGTAATATTATGTGCTGGTGTAGTAATTTTATCTCATGTTTTAGCATCAAGGGGTGTATCTGTTACATATGAAGGAATAGATAGAGCTACAAATGAAATTAAAGAGATAACGGTTTCTGTTCAAAGTTTGTTAACTCCAGATGGAATAAGATATATTTTTGAATCATTAATAACTAATTTTACAAGCTTCGCGGCTTTAGGTACAGTGTTAGTTGCAATGTTAGGGGTTGGTGTTGCAGAAGGAACTGGACTTATAGGAACAGCTTTAAGAAGATTAGTGTTAAAAACTCCAAAGAGTTTAGTTACAATGGTTGTTGTATTTGCAGGAGTTATGTCAAGTATAGCTTCTGACGCTGGTTACGTTGTTCTTGTACCACTAGGTGCAGTAATATTTATGAGTTGTGGAAGACATCCACTAGCAGGTATAGCTGCAGCCTTTGCAGGGGTATCAGGTGGATTTAGTGCAAATCTTTTTCCAGGACCTGTTGATGCTTTATTAGCAGGTATGACTACAGAGGGTGCTCATATGTTTGATCCATCATATTCAGCATCACCAGTAGGAAACTGGTACTTTATAATGGCTTCAACAGTTGTAATAACTTTAATAGGAACTTTAGTTACTGAGAAGATAGTTGAACCTAGATTAGGTAAATATAGAGGAGAACTAATAGCGGGTGATGAAGATGCTATGAAACCTCTTGATGAAAAAGAAAAAAGAGGATTAAAATTTGCAGGTTTATTTGCTTTAGTAGGAATTATATTAATAGGAGCTTTAGTTGTTCCAGCTAACGGTATATTAAGAAATCCTGAAACAGGAGAAATATTAAGTTCACCATTTATGAACTCAATAGTTGTTTCTATCGCATTTGTATTCTTACTAGCAGGTGTTGGATATGGAATAGGTGAAGGAAAAATAAAGAGTGATAAAGATATAATTGGTGAAATGGGCAAGACAATGTCTACAATGGGCTCATATATAGTATTAGTATTCTTTGCAGCTCAATTTGTAGCTTACTTTGGAAAAACTAATTTAGGTACTGTAATAGCAGTAAAAGGAGCCGACTTCTTAAAGGCAACAGGAATTCAAGGTATTCCTTTATTAGTAGGATTCATACTTGTAACAGCATTTATAAACTTATTCATGGGATCAGCTTCAGCTAAATGGGCTATAATGGCTCCAATATTTGTTCCAATGCTTATGGGAGTTAATATAAGTCCAGAAATGACTCAAATGGCATACAGAATAGGTGACTCAACAACAAACATTATATCTCCACTTATGACTTACTTTGCGTTAATAGTATCATTTAGTGAGAAGTATGATAAAGAGTCTGGAATAGGAACAATGATATCAACAATGGTTCCATATTCAGTTTGCTTACTAATAGGATGGACAATCTTATTAATGCTTTGGTATGTATTTAAATTACCTTTAGGACCTGGAGCAGGAATAGTTATATAA
- the cls gene encoding cardiolipin synthase gives MTTFLYLAFIINVILSVIIVVLERKQPEKTIAWLLILTLLPPIGLILYIFLGRNWKRNKLNDRTNPKINDLISPILDEYPEKQYVPLMELLAFNSDSPIFVNNDIKIYKDGVEKFKDLKEELLKAKHHIHLEYYIVNSDEIGNEIKDILIKKALEGVKVRFIIDKVGSSSLKRSYIKDLKKAGVSVVMYSYFLAPLLKVINTQINYRNHRKIVVIDGQVGFLGGINIGDEYLGRNKKFGYWRDTHLMIKGDFVLALQAVFLDDFITIEKANNSYTFYDKEFDKYFPENIVAKERVLMQLVKSGPDSTFPAIMQSILKMIMTARENIYITTPYFVPPSSIIEALRIASLSGVDVKIIFPEKSDHFMVNKASKSYLAELMDCGIEVYFYDKSSFIHSKTMTIDGKICTLGTANMDIRSFELNYEINTVIYDKEITCKLDALFFEDLLKSRHFKIEEYEKSTKFDKFIEGVTRIFSALL, from the coding sequence ATAACAACATTTTTATACTTGGCATTTATAATTAATGTAATCTTGTCTGTCATAATTGTGGTACTAGAAAGAAAACAACCAGAAAAAACAATAGCATGGTTACTAATACTAACCCTATTGCCTCCTATAGGATTAATACTTTATATATTCTTAGGACGTAATTGGAAAAGAAATAAACTTAATGATAGAACCAATCCTAAAATTAATGACTTAATAAGTCCTATTTTAGATGAATATCCTGAAAAACAATATGTCCCTTTAATGGAGCTTTTAGCTTTTAACAGTGATTCTCCTATCTTTGTTAATAATGATATAAAGATATATAAGGATGGTGTTGAAAAGTTTAAAGATTTAAAAGAGGAACTTCTTAAGGCTAAGCATCATATTCATCTTGAGTACTATATAGTAAATAGTGATGAAATAGGCAATGAAATTAAAGATATATTGATAAAGAAAGCTCTAGAAGGAGTTAAGGTTAGATTTATTATTGATAAAGTTGGTTCAAGCAGCTTAAAAAGAAGCTACATTAAAGATTTAAAAAAAGCAGGGGTCTCAGTTGTTATGTACTCTTACTTCTTAGCACCCCTTCTTAAAGTAATAAACACTCAAATCAACTATAGAAATCATAGAAAAATAGTTGTTATAGACGGACAAGTAGGTTTTTTAGGTGGTATTAATATAGGAGATGAATATTTAGGGAGAAACAAAAAGTTTGGTTATTGGAGAGATACCCACCTAATGATTAAAGGTGATTTTGTTTTAGCACTGCAAGCAGTTTTCCTAGATGACTTCATAACCATAGAAAAAGCTAATAATAGTTATACTTTTTATGATAAAGAATTTGATAAATATTTTCCTGAAAATATAGTTGCTAAGGAAAGAGTTTTAATGCAGTTAGTTAAAAGCGGACCTGATTCAACATTTCCTGCAATAATGCAGAGCATTTTAAAAATGATTATGACTGCAAGGGAAAATATTTATATAACTACTCCTTATTTTGTACCTCCATCAAGCATAATAGAAGCTCTTAGAATAGCTTCTTTAAGTGGAGTTGACGTAAAGATTATTTTTCCTGAAAAATCAGATCACTTTATGGTAAATAAGGCATCTAAAAGTTATTTAGCTGAACTTATGGATTGTGGAATTGAAGTTTATTTTTATGATAAAAGTTCTTTTATACATTCTAAAACAATGACAATAGATGGGAAAATATGTACTTTAGGAACAGCTAATATGGATATACGTAGTTTTGAGCTTAATTATGAAATAAATACTGTTATATATGATAAGGAAATAACATGTAAGTTAGATGCTCTGTTTTTTGAAGATTTACTTAAATCTAGACATTTTAAAATTGAAGAATATGAAAAATCAACTAAGTTTGACAAGTTTATAGAGGGAGTTACTAGAATTTTCTCAGCATTATTATAA
- a CDS encoding VanZ family protein gives MENKRKRIIAWSLMILWMAFIFFMSSQPGEVSSKQSNFVVVLLDMFGMDLNSRFGELSTYIIRKGAHFTEYMILYFLAFNLLRLYITRKKAYIYSLIIVFGYACSDEFHQLFVEGRSGQFKDVLIDTSGGIFGSLLAILKSKIFSNKA, from the coding sequence ATGGAGAATAAAAGAAAAAGAATAATTGCATGGAGTTTAATGATATTATGGATGGCTTTTATATTTTTTATGTCTAGCCAGCCAGGAGAGGTTTCTTCTAAGCAAAGTAATTTTGTAGTTGTTTTACTTGATATGTTTGGAATGGACTTAAATAGTCGTTTCGGTGAATTATCAACTTATATTATAAGAAAGGGAGCACACTTTACTGAATATATGATACTTTATTTCTTAGCTTTTAATCTTTTAAGATTATATATAACTAGAAAGAAGGCATATATATATTCCTTAATTATAGTATTTGGATATGCTTGTAGCGATGAATTCCATCAATTATTTGTAGAAGGAAGAAGTGGACAGTTTAAAGATGTTCTTATAGATACATCAGGAGGAATTTTTGGAAGTTTATTAGCTATTTTAAAAAGTAAAATTTTCTCTAATAAAGCTTAA
- the glgD gene encoding glucose-1-phosphate adenylyltransferase subunit GlgD, whose protein sequence is MNNCIGIINLDENESRIGELAKNRPLAAVPIAGRYRIIDFILSNMTNAGIESLGILSKNKSRSLVDHLTNGRPWDLHRKRDGLRVFNFGERDPYYDDITNLYENLDFLTKSRREYVIMSPSYMICNIDLKEALEYHKKNDNDITVIYKKVKDADSNFIDCDVLNFDESGFIKSIGKNLGREEESNISMEMYILRTDLLIEIIYECIRRGSHRKFKSYLSEFLDEMKVSGFEFKGYLSCVNSLKSYYKANMDLLEEKVYKELFIDNNPIYTKSRDEGPTHYTKNSEVTNSIIANGSYIEGKVENSIIGRRVYVGPEAVIKNCIIMQETVIGENAHLDKIITDKAAVIRDDEKIVGLEYCPMVLSKPNII, encoded by the coding sequence ATGAATAATTGCATAGGTATAATAAATTTAGATGAGAATGAAAGCAGAATTGGAGAATTAGCAAAAAATAGGCCTTTAGCAGCAGTACCTATAGCGGGAAGATATAGAATAATTGATTTTATACTTTCTAATATGACTAATGCAGGAATAGAATCTTTAGGTATTTTAAGCAAAAATAAATCTCGTTCATTAGTAGATCACTTAACTAATGGGAGACCATGGGATTTACACAGAAAAAGAGATGGACTAAGAGTATTTAACTTTGGTGAAAGAGATCCTTATTATGATGATATAACTAATCTTTATGAGAATTTAGATTTTTTAACTAAAAGTAGAAGAGAATATGTTATCATGTCACCATCATATATGATTTGTAATATAGATTTAAAAGAAGCTTTAGAATATCACAAGAAAAATGACAATGATATTACAGTAATATATAAAAAAGTTAAAGATGCGGATTCTAATTTTATTGATTGTGATGTTTTAAATTTTGATGAAAGTGGATTTATAAAAAGTATAGGAAAAAACTTAGGTAGAGAAGAAGAAAGCAATATAAGCATGGAAATGTATATATTAAGAACAGATCTTCTAATAGAAATAATATATGAATGTATAAGAAGAGGTTCACATAGAAAATTCAAGAGTTATTTAAGTGAATTCTTAGATGAAATGAAGGTTAGTGGATTTGAATTTAAAGGTTATTTAAGCTGTGTTAATTCACTAAAATCTTATTATAAGGCTAATATGGATTTATTAGAAGAGAAGGTTTATAAGGAATTATTTATAGATAATAATCCTATATATACTAAATCTAGAGATGAAGGACCAACCCATTATACTAAAAATAGTGAAGTAACTAATTCGATAATAGCAAATGGTTCTTATATTGAAGGGAAAGTTGAAAACAGTATAATTGGAAGAAGAGTTTATGTAGGACCAGAGGCGGTTATTAAAAATTGTATTATAATGCAAGAAACTGTTATAGGTGAAAATGCCCATTTAGATAAAATAATAACAGATAAGGCAGCAGTAATAAGAGATGATGAGAAAATAGTAGGTCTTGAATACTGTCCTATGGTTTTAAGCAAACCTAATATAATATAA
- a CDS encoding glucose-1-phosphate adenylyltransferase, producing the protein MSKKEIVAMILAGGQGSRLGVLTKNLAKPAVPFGGKYRIIDFPLSNCSNSGIYTVGVLTQYKPLKLNEHIGIGDTWDLDRRDGGVSILPPYQKEKGGDWYKGTANAIYQNIEFIERYDPEYVLILSGDHIYKMDYDKMLEMHKQKEADATIAVINVPMHEASRFGIMNTNEDLSIYEFEEKPEHPKSTNASMGIYIFNWKVLKKFLEEDELDPNSSNDFGKNIIPKMLNAGKRLIAYPFKGYWKDVGTIESLWEANMDLLKHEDELSLYDSEWRIYSANPVRPAQFIGKDAEIKSSLTVEGCIVHGKVENSVLFQGVYVGKGAVIKDAVIMPNTRIEDEVVIEKAIIGSEAIVGKGCKIGDGNKISVIASKEVVVGNKEIIEECAMVK; encoded by the coding sequence GTGTCAAAAAAAGAGATAGTTGCAATGATATTAGCTGGAGGTCAAGGATCGAGATTAGGAGTGTTAACTAAGAATTTGGCTAAGCCAGCAGTTCCTTTTGGGGGAAAGTATAGAATAATAGATTTTCCTTTAAGTAACTGTTCTAATTCAGGTATATATACTGTTGGTGTTTTAACACAGTATAAGCCTTTAAAATTAAATGAACATATTGGTATTGGTGATACATGGGATTTAGATAGAAGAGATGGAGGGGTAAGTATATTGCCTCCATATCAAAAAGAAAAAGGTGGAGATTGGTATAAGGGTACTGCCAATGCAATCTATCAGAATATTGAATTCATAGAAAGATATGATCCAGAATATGTTCTTATTTTATCAGGAGATCATATTTATAAAATGGATTATGATAAAATGCTAGAAATGCATAAACAGAAAGAAGCTGATGCTACTATAGCAGTAATAAATGTTCCTATGCATGAGGCAAGTAGGTTTGGAATAATGAATACAAATGAAGATTTATCAATATATGAATTTGAGGAAAAGCCAGAGCATCCAAAGAGTACAAATGCTTCAATGGGAATATATATTTTTAATTGGAAAGTTTTAAAGAAATTTTTAGAAGAAGATGAATTAGATCCAAATTCAAGTAATGATTTTGGAAAAAATATAATTCCTAAAATGTTGAATGCAGGTAAAAGGCTTATAGCTTATCCATTTAAGGGTTATTGGAAAGATGTTGGAACTATAGAAAGTTTATGGGAAGCTAATATGGATTTATTAAAGCATGAAGATGAATTAAGTCTTTATGATAGTGAATGGAGAATTTATTCAGCTAATCCTGTTAGACCTGCTCAATTTATTGGAAAAGATGCAGAAATAAAGTCTTCATTAACTGTTGAAGGGTGTATAGTACATGGTAAGGTGGAAAATTCAGTTTTATTCCAAGGGGTTTACGTAGGAAAGGGAGCTGTAATTAAAGATGCAGTAATAATGCCAAATACAAGAATTGAGGATGAAGTTGTAATAGAAAAAGCGATTATAGGTAGTGAAGCTATTGTTGGTAAAGGATGCAAAATAGGCGATGGAAATAAAATTTCAGTTATAGCATCTAAAGAGGTTGTAGTAGGCAATAAAGAGATAATAGAAGAATGTGCTATGGTGAAGTAA